A genome region from Paludibacterium sp. B53371 includes the following:
- the rluD gene encoding 23S rRNA pseudouridine(1911/1915/1917) synthase RluD, whose product MTDPYFDSEDYSDNSENEVSTSQEFVVPQAMAGERLDAALAKLLSDYSRSRLSQWIKDGDVLLDGKTATPRTRVQGGEQIRVEIRPSAEDLSFKPEAMDLPIVYQDEHIIVINKPVGMVVHPAAGNWSGTLLNGLLHHDPALSRVPRAGIVHRLDKETSGLMVVARTIPAQTELVRQLQARTVTRLYRAIADGQVPCDGKIDAPIGRDPHNRQRMAVVKFGGKPAVTHIRVLERYPSHSYIECKLETGRTHQIRVHMREARHPLAGDPLYGNPRHSMPEEVALAVKALGRQALHACKLSLIHPATGEEMSWTARIPDDMRHLLATLRAERPGTFHAGSDDELEDDEWDDDDEDGVEVLYVRD is encoded by the coding sequence ATGACCGATCCTTATTTTGATTCCGAGGATTATAGCGATAACTCGGAAAACGAGGTATCCACCTCGCAAGAATTCGTTGTACCCCAGGCCATGGCCGGCGAACGTCTTGATGCCGCCCTGGCAAAACTGCTGTCTGATTATTCCCGCAGCCGTCTGTCCCAGTGGATCAAGGACGGCGATGTCCTGCTGGACGGCAAGACTGCCACGCCGCGCACGCGCGTGCAAGGAGGAGAACAGATCCGGGTGGAAATCCGCCCTTCGGCAGAAGACCTGTCCTTCAAGCCCGAAGCCATGGATCTGCCGATTGTTTACCAGGACGAGCACATCATCGTCATCAACAAACCGGTCGGCATGGTCGTTCATCCGGCCGCCGGCAACTGGTCGGGCACCCTGCTTAACGGGCTGCTGCATCACGATCCTGCCCTGTCGCGCGTGCCGCGCGCCGGCATCGTGCACCGCCTCGACAAGGAAACCAGCGGCCTGATGGTCGTCGCCCGCACCATTCCGGCCCAGACCGAGCTGGTGCGCCAGTTGCAGGCCAGAACCGTCACCCGCCTCTATCGCGCCATTGCCGACGGCCAGGTGCCGTGCGACGGCAAGATCGACGCCCCCATCGGCCGCGACCCGCACAACCGCCAGCGCATGGCGGTGGTGAAATTCGGCGGCAAACCGGCAGTCACCCATATCCGTGTCCTGGAGCGCTACCCCAGCCACAGCTACATCGAGTGCAAGCTGGAAACCGGCCGCACCCACCAGATTCGCGTCCACATGCGCGAAGCACGCCACCCGCTGGCCGGCGACCCGCTGTATGGCAACCCGCGCCACAGCATGCCGGAAGAGGTGGCACTGGCGGTCAAGGCGCTGGGCCGCCAGGCATTGCACGCCTGCAAGCTGTCGCTGATCCACCCGGCGACCGGCGAAGAAATGAGCTGGACGGCACGCATTCCGGACGACATGCGCCACCTGCTGGCCACCCTGCGCGCCGAGCGTCCCGGCACCTTCCATGCCGGCAGCGACGACGAGCTGGAAGATGACGAGTGGGATGACGACGACGAAGACGGTGTCGAGGTGCTGTATGTCCGTGACTGA
- a CDS encoding TetR/AcrR family transcriptional regulator, which translates to MSRTRIKTYDRIIQESLKLFNEQGERSITTNHIAAHLGISPGNLYYHFRNKEEIVYQIFVQYRDFINQRLAAPNNRTMTVDDLVNYLDTAFQAMWQFRFMFYDLPGLLARNPQLQTEYHQFVNTDLQELLARHFEEFIRLGLLRMEKEDIGPVGTNIWLVVKFWFAFEQTSRPKAPITELSGYRGVRQVLALLKPYVAPDFAGAYQMLADRYPC; encoded by the coding sequence ATGAGCCGAACCCGCATCAAAACCTACGACCGCATCATTCAGGAAAGCCTGAAGCTGTTCAACGAGCAGGGCGAGCGCAGCATCACCACCAACCACATCGCGGCCCACCTGGGCATCAGCCCGGGCAATCTGTATTACCACTTCCGCAACAAGGAAGAAATCGTCTACCAGATCTTCGTGCAGTATCGCGACTTCATTAACCAGCGACTGGCCGCGCCGAACAACCGCACCATGACGGTCGACGATCTGGTCAACTATCTGGATACAGCCTTCCAGGCCATGTGGCAGTTCCGCTTCATGTTCTACGACCTGCCGGGCCTGCTGGCGCGCAACCCGCAGCTGCAGACGGAGTACCACCAGTTCGTCAACACGGATCTGCAGGAGCTGCTGGCACGACACTTCGAGGAGTTCATCCGGCTGGGGCTGCTGCGAATGGAGAAGGAAGACATCGGCCCGGTGGGGACCAATATCTGGCTGGTGGTGAAGTTCTGGTTCGCTTTCGAGCAAACCTCGCGCCCCAAGGCGCCGATCACCGAGCTGTCCGGTTATCGCGGCGTGCGTCAGGTGCTGGCGCTGCTCAAGCCCTATGTGGCCCCGGACTTCGCCGGCGCCTACCAGATGCTGGCTGACCGCTACCCCTGCTAA
- a CDS encoding acetyl-CoA C-acyltransferase, with product MVKQVQEAYIVAATRSPVGKAPRGMLRHVRPDDLLAHVIKGALAQVPSLDTSLISDAVVGCAFPEAEQGLNMARIGVLLAGLPDTVGGVTINRYCSSGINAVQMAADRIRLGEADVVIAGGAESMSMVPMMGNKIALNPEIFARDENYAIAYGMGLTAEKVAQQWGVSREDQDAFAVESHRRALAAIEAGAFKSEITPFEATYRRPNLATGEVQISKKLLDTDEGPRADTSLEGLAKLKTVFDAKGTVTAGNSSQMSDGAGAVVLVSEKILKQFNLTPLARYVTFSVKGVPPAIMGIGPKEAIPLACRQAGISQADLKWIELNEAFAAQALAVIRDLELDTSLVNPHGGAIALGHPLGATGAIRTATLVHGMRNRGQSGYGMVTMCIGTGMGAAGILEIL from the coding sequence ATGGTTAAGCAAGTACAAGAAGCCTATATCGTTGCAGCGACGCGCAGTCCGGTTGGTAAAGCCCCGCGCGGCATGCTGCGTCACGTTCGTCCGGATGACCTGCTGGCGCATGTCATCAAGGGGGCGCTGGCCCAGGTGCCGTCGCTGGATACCAGCCTGATTTCCGATGCCGTGGTCGGTTGCGCCTTCCCGGAAGCCGAGCAGGGTCTGAACATGGCGCGTATCGGCGTGCTGCTGGCTGGCCTGCCGGATACGGTGGGTGGTGTCACCATCAACCGTTACTGCTCTTCCGGTATCAATGCCGTGCAAATGGCCGCCGACCGTATCCGTCTGGGTGAGGCCGATGTGGTGATTGCCGGTGGTGCCGAGTCGATGTCGATGGTGCCGATGATGGGTAACAAAATCGCCCTGAACCCGGAAATCTTCGCCAGGGATGAGAACTACGCCATTGCCTATGGCATGGGTCTGACCGCCGAGAAGGTGGCGCAGCAATGGGGCGTTTCGCGCGAAGATCAGGATGCCTTCGCCGTCGAATCGCATCGTCGCGCACTGGCGGCCATCGAGGCCGGTGCCTTCAAGTCGGAAATCACCCCGTTCGAAGCCACTTATCGTCGCCCGAATCTGGCGACCGGTGAAGTGCAGATCAGCAAGAAACTGCTCGACACCGACGAAGGCCCGCGTGCCGACACTTCGCTGGAAGGTCTGGCCAAGCTGAAGACGGTCTTTGATGCCAAGGGTACGGTCACTGCCGGTAACAGCTCGCAGATGTCCGATGGCGCCGGTGCCGTGGTTCTGGTGTCGGAAAAGATCCTCAAGCAGTTCAACCTGACCCCGCTGGCGCGCTACGTGACCTTCTCGGTCAAGGGTGTGCCGCCGGCCATCATGGGGATCGGTCCGAAGGAAGCCATTCCGCTGGCTTGCCGTCAGGCCGGCATCAGCCAGGCTGACCTGAAGTGGATCGAGCTGAATGAAGCGTTTGCCGCTCAGGCCCTGGCCGTGATTCGCGATCTGGAGCTGGATACCAGCCTGGTCAACCCGCATGGTGGTGCCATCGCGCTCGGTCACCCGCTGGGTGCGACCGGTGCCATCCGTACCGCCACCCTGGTGCACGGCATGCGTAACCGTGGTCAGAGCGGCTATGGCATGGTGACCATGTGTATCGGTACCGGCATGGGCGCGGCAGGCATTCTGGAAATCCTCTAA
- a CDS encoding GMC family oxidoreductase yields MSGKATIPDPWEQGLSQGWRVTDGASVHQDQTLQADVAIIGTGAGGGMAAEVLAMQGYSVILIEEGGLKSSRDFHLLEREAYPALYQESAARKTVDRGITILQGRTVGGSTTVNWTSSFRTPEPTLAWWRERYGLTALTTAEMAPWFARAEARLGVADWLVEPNANNQALGRGCRALGIPYGQIRRNVRGCWNLGYCGMGCATNAKQSMLVTTIPSALRHGAQLLTRMRVDALSFDAAGTRVTSVRCLPLAADGLRPTGRVVTIRAREVVLAAGAIGTPAILLRSQAPDPHGLLGRRTFLHPVALSGARFAERIDAFDGAPQTLYSDHFMHTEPLDGPLGYKLEVPPVHPLIMGATMSGFGAGHAALMRDLPHLQVMLALVRDGFHPDSQGGVVQLNRDGLPQLDYPINDVLWEALRRSWLTMAELQFAAGASTVLPVHESAQPARSWPEARQMIAGLPLKVGLARVVSAHVMGGAPMAGDVRSGVVDGHGRHWQLANLTVMDGSVFPTSIGANPQLSVYAFSLRAAEALASRMRQG; encoded by the coding sequence ATGAGTGGCAAGGCGACGATTCCGGACCCGTGGGAGCAGGGGCTGAGTCAGGGCTGGCGCGTGACCGATGGCGCGAGCGTACATCAGGATCAGACGCTGCAGGCGGATGTGGCGATTATCGGCACTGGCGCCGGTGGCGGCATGGCCGCCGAGGTGCTGGCCATGCAGGGGTATTCGGTGATCCTGATCGAAGAGGGCGGGCTGAAAAGCTCGCGCGATTTTCATCTGCTGGAGCGAGAGGCCTATCCGGCGCTGTATCAGGAGTCCGCTGCCCGCAAGACGGTAGATCGGGGGATCACCATCCTGCAGGGGCGGACGGTGGGGGGCAGTACCACGGTCAACTGGACCTCCTCATTCCGTACGCCGGAGCCGACCCTGGCGTGGTGGCGCGAGCGCTATGGCCTGACGGCGCTGACCACGGCAGAAATGGCGCCGTGGTTTGCCCGCGCGGAGGCCCGGCTGGGGGTGGCCGACTGGCTGGTGGAGCCCAATGCCAATAACCAGGCCCTGGGGCGTGGCTGTCGTGCGTTGGGGATTCCCTATGGCCAGATCCGGCGCAATGTGCGCGGCTGCTGGAATCTGGGCTATTGCGGCATGGGTTGTGCCACCAATGCCAAGCAATCCATGCTGGTGACCACCATTCCTTCGGCCTTGCGTCATGGTGCGCAGCTGCTGACGCGCATGCGGGTGGATGCCTTGAGCTTTGATGCGGCGGGTACGCGGGTTACGTCGGTGCGCTGCCTGCCGCTGGCCGCCGATGGCTTGCGCCCCACGGGCCGGGTCGTAACCATTCGGGCGCGTGAGGTGGTGCTGGCCGCCGGTGCCATTGGTACGCCGGCCATTTTGCTGCGCAGCCAGGCCCCCGATCCGCATGGTCTGCTGGGGCGTCGCACCTTCCTGCACCCGGTGGCTTTGTCGGGGGCGCGCTTTGCCGAGCGTATCGATGCCTTTGATGGTGCGCCGCAAACGCTGTACAGCGACCACTTCATGCATACCGAGCCACTGGATGGCCCGCTGGGCTACAAGCTGGAAGTGCCGCCGGTTCATCCGTTGATCATGGGGGCGACGATGAGCGGTTTTGGCGCCGGTCATGCTGCACTGATGCGCGATCTGCCGCATTTGCAGGTCATGCTGGCACTGGTGCGCGACGGCTTTCATCCGGACAGCCAGGGTGGGGTGGTGCAGTTGAATCGCGATGGTCTGCCGCAGCTGGATTATCCGATCAACGATGTGTTGTGGGAGGCCTTGCGCCGCAGCTGGCTGACCATGGCCGAGTTGCAGTTTGCCGCCGGAGCCAGCACGGTGTTGCCGGTGCATGAGTCAGCTCAGCCGGCACGCAGCTGGCCGGAGGCACGGCAGATGATTGCCGGGCTGCCGCTCAAGGTGGGCCTGGCCAGAGTGGTCAGCGCCCATGTCATGGGCGGTGCGCCGATGGCCGGGGATGTCCGCTCAGGCGTGGTGGATGGCCATGGGCGTCACTGGCAGCTGGCCAATCTGACCGTGATGGATGGCTCGGTTTTTCCGACCAGCATTGGGGCCAATCCGCAGCTGTCGGTCTATGCCTTCTCGCTGCGCGCCGCCGAGGCGCTGGCTAGCAGGATGCGTCAGGGTTAG
- a CDS encoding 3-hydroxyacyl-CoA dehydrogenase/enoyl-CoA hydratase family protein, with protein MSQTKFIVRKVAVLGAGVMGAQIAAHLANAKVPTVLFDLPATTGDKNAIALKAIDALKKQKPSPLAGKDAISAITAANYDDHLSLLKDCDLVIEAIAERMDWKTDLYRKVAPHLGENTIFVTNTSGLSINTLADSLPDNLKPHFCGVHFFNPPRYMHLVEIIPCRGSGAEMLDNLERFLVTTLGKGVIRAKDTPNFVANRIGVFSMLATIANAEKFGIRFDVVDDLTGPRLGRPKSATFRTADVVGLDTFSHVVKTMQDTLPNDPWHGLFKSPEWLQKLIAAGALGAKTKVGIYKKEGKQMFVLDPASGNYVGSGEKGDDAVKEILKNPDPAAKFKALRESSHPQAQFLWACFCDVFHYIAFHLADIAHSARDVDFAIRWGFGWNFGPFETWQSAGWQQVAGWVNEDIKAGKTLSAAALPAWVLEADRAGVHFADGSYDAAGGKLVGRSTLDVYRRQLAPAKVLGEKNAPLGETVYENDGVRAFTTGDDVLVVSFKSKAHAIGPDVLEGVNAALDIAEARFKALVIWQTEEPFSVGADLQSMMPAFMMGDWDSIENMVRRFQDTSMRLRYSQIPTVAATQGYVFGGGCEFTMHVDKVVAALESYVGLVEVGVGLLPGGGGCKEFALRAAQQAKGGDILSVLKDYFLAVAMAKVGTSAIETQEIGYFRPTDVVVFNAYELLYVAKQQALAMAESGYRPPLKVKSFPVAGRTGAASIKGQLVNMLEGRFISQHDFFISGLIADVMTGGDVEAGTEVDEQWILELERKAFMTLLKNSKTQDRIANMLTTGKPLRN; from the coding sequence GCGCTGAAGAAACAGAAACCGTCCCCGCTGGCCGGCAAGGATGCCATCAGTGCCATCACCGCTGCCAACTATGACGATCATCTGTCCCTGCTGAAAGACTGCGATCTGGTGATCGAAGCCATCGCAGAACGCATGGACTGGAAGACCGACCTGTACCGCAAGGTCGCGCCCCATCTGGGCGAAAACACGATCTTCGTGACCAATACTTCCGGCCTGTCGATCAACACCCTGGCCGACAGCCTGCCGGACAACCTCAAGCCGCATTTCTGCGGCGTGCACTTCTTCAATCCGCCGCGCTATATGCACCTGGTGGAAATCATCCCGTGCCGTGGCTCGGGTGCCGAGATGCTGGACAACCTGGAACGCTTCCTGGTGACCACGCTGGGCAAGGGCGTGATCCGCGCCAAAGATACCCCGAACTTCGTCGCCAACCGCATCGGCGTGTTCTCCATGCTGGCGACCATCGCCAATGCCGAAAAATTCGGCATCCGCTTCGATGTGGTCGACGATCTGACCGGCCCGCGCCTCGGCCGTCCGAAGTCGGCTACCTTCCGTACGGCGGATGTGGTCGGTCTGGACACCTTCTCGCATGTGGTCAAGACCATGCAGGACACCCTGCCGAACGACCCGTGGCATGGCCTGTTCAAGTCGCCTGAATGGCTGCAGAAACTGATTGCTGCCGGTGCACTGGGTGCCAAGACCAAGGTCGGCATCTACAAGAAGGAAGGTAAGCAGATGTTCGTGCTCGACCCGGCCAGCGGCAATTATGTCGGCTCGGGCGAGAAGGGCGACGATGCGGTCAAGGAAATCCTCAAGAATCCGGATCCTGCCGCCAAGTTCAAGGCGCTGCGCGAAAGCAGCCACCCGCAGGCGCAGTTCCTCTGGGCCTGCTTCTGCGATGTGTTCCATTACATCGCTTTCCACCTGGCTGATATCGCTCACAGTGCGCGTGACGTCGACTTCGCCATTCGCTGGGGTTTTGGCTGGAACTTCGGTCCGTTCGAGACCTGGCAATCGGCAGGCTGGCAGCAAGTGGCCGGCTGGGTGAATGAAGACATCAAGGCCGGCAAGACCCTGTCTGCTGCCGCGCTGCCGGCCTGGGTGCTGGAAGCCGACCGTGCCGGCGTGCATTTCGCCGACGGTTCCTACGATGCTGCAGGCGGCAAGCTGGTGGGTCGCTCCACGCTGGATGTCTACCGCCGTCAGCTGGCACCGGCCAAGGTGCTGGGCGAGAAGAATGCCCCGCTGGGCGAAACCGTTTACGAGAACGATGGCGTGCGCGCCTTCACGACCGGTGACGATGTGCTGGTGGTGTCGTTCAAGAGCAAGGCCCATGCCATTGGTCCGGATGTACTCGAAGGCGTCAATGCCGCGCTCGATATTGCCGAGGCCCGTTTCAAGGCCCTGGTGATCTGGCAGACGGAAGAGCCGTTCTCGGTGGGTGCCGATCTGCAGTCGATGATGCCGGCCTTCATGATGGGGGACTGGGACAGCATCGAGAATATGGTGCGTCGCTTCCAGGATACCTCGATGCGCCTGCGCTACAGCCAGATCCCGACCGTGGCCGCCACTCAGGGTTACGTCTTCGGTGGTGGCTGCGAGTTCACCATGCACGTCGACAAGGTGGTTGCCGCACTCGAATCCTACGTCGGTCTGGTTGAAGTGGGTGTCGGTCTGCTGCCGGGCGGTGGTGGTTGCAAGGAATTCGCACTGCGTGCCGCTCAGCAAGCCAAGGGTGGCGACATCCTGTCGGTGCTGAAGGATTACTTCCTGGCCGTGGCCATGGCCAAGGTGGGCACCAGCGCCATCGAAACGCAGGAAATCGGTTACTTCCGTCCGACCGATGTGGTGGTGTTCAACGCCTATGAGCTGTTGTACGTCGCCAAGCAGCAGGCACTGGCCATGGCCGAATCCGGCTATCGTCCGCCGCTCAAGGTCAAGTCTTTCCCGGTTGCGGGCCGCACCGGTGCAGCATCGATCAAGGGCCAACTGGTGAACATGCTCGAAGGGCGTTTCATCAGCCAGCACGACTTCTTCATCTCCGGTCTGATTGCAGATGTGATGACCGGTGGCGACGTCGAGGCCGGCACCGAGGTCGACGAGCAGTGGATTCTGGAGCTGGAACGCAAGGCCTTCATGACCTTGCTGAAGAACAGCAAGACCCAGGACCGCATTGCCAATATGCTGACCACCGGCAAGCCGCTGCGTAATTGA
- the pgeF gene encoding peptidoglycan editing factor PgeF → MSVTEWLQADWPAPARVRTLITTRRGGVSPAPFDSLNLGDHVGDAPENVQANRALLRQQLPAEPAWLVQTHSTLVRQAEQLGAPEEGDASVAHSANTVCCVMTADCLPVLLCDQRGRVVAAAHAGWRGLCNGILEATVAGMQCEPASLLAWLGPAIGPDAFEVGGEVRRAFMAADPQAAEAFHQIDDDKFLADIYHLARQRLQRCGVQAIYGGDHCTVIERGRFFSYRRDGRTGRMASLIWLSDEQTG, encoded by the coding sequence ATGTCCGTGACTGAGTGGCTGCAGGCCGACTGGCCGGCACCTGCCCGGGTGCGCACGCTGATCACCACCCGCCGGGGAGGTGTCAGCCCGGCGCCGTTTGACAGCCTCAACCTGGGCGATCACGTCGGCGACGCGCCGGAAAATGTACAGGCCAATCGCGCACTGCTGCGCCAACAGCTGCCGGCCGAGCCGGCCTGGCTGGTCCAGACGCACAGCACCCTGGTCCGCCAGGCAGAGCAGCTGGGCGCCCCGGAGGAAGGGGATGCCAGCGTGGCCCATAGCGCCAACACCGTGTGCTGCGTGATGACCGCGGACTGCCTGCCGGTCTTGTTGTGCGACCAGCGCGGCCGTGTGGTTGCCGCCGCTCATGCCGGCTGGCGCGGGCTGTGCAACGGCATTCTCGAAGCCACCGTTGCCGGGATGCAATGCGAGCCCGCCTCCCTGCTGGCCTGGCTCGGACCAGCTATCGGCCCGGATGCCTTCGAGGTGGGCGGCGAAGTCCGCCGCGCCTTCATGGCGGCTGACCCGCAGGCCGCCGAGGCCTTTCATCAGATCGATGACGACAAGTTTTTGGCCGACATCTACCATCTGGCACGACAACGCCTGCAGCGATGCGGCGTGCAAGCCATCTACGGCGGTGATCATTGCACCGTGATCGAACGCGGACGGTTTTTCTCCTATCGCCGCGATGGCCGCACCGGCCGCATGGCCAGCCTGATCTGGCTGTCAGACGAACAAACAGGCTAA
- a CDS encoding peptide chain release factor 3 — MSTELTQLAEQVARRRTFAIISHPDAGKTTLTEKLLLFSGAIQQAGTVKGKKTGKFATSDWMEIEKQRGISVASSVMQFEYREHTVNLLDTPGHQDFSEDTYRVLTAVDSALMVIDAAKGVEEQTIKLLNVCRLRNTPIVTFMNKYDREVRDSLELLDEVENILKIRCAPVTWPIGMGKTFRGVYSLLSDEIILFEAGSEKLLTEVEIIKGIDNPRLDELFPLEMEQLRMEIELVKGASNEFDLQAFLDGSLTPVFFGSAINNFGVREILNALIDWAPAPSERDATVRSVQPDEQPFSGFVFKIQANMDPKHRDRIAFLRVCSGRFERGMKIKHLRLNRDIAASSVVTFMAHARETVEEAFAGDIIGIPNHGNIQIGDSFSEGEALQYTGIPFFAPELFRTVRIKNPLKLKQLHKGLQQLGEEGAVQVFKPHNGGDLILGAVGVLQFDVVAARLAAEYSVDAVFESTSIWSARWVSCPDRKKLEEFESALVNQMSIDAGGNLAFLATSRVNLNLTQERWPDIVFHETREHAVKLND, encoded by the coding sequence ATGTCCACAGAATTGACCCAGCTCGCCGAACAAGTGGCGCGCCGCCGCACCTTCGCCATCATCTCCCACCCTGACGCCGGCAAGACGACCCTGACGGAAAAATTACTGCTGTTCTCAGGTGCCATTCAGCAGGCCGGCACGGTCAAGGGCAAGAAAACCGGCAAGTTCGCCACTTCCGACTGGATGGAGATCGAAAAGCAGCGCGGCATTTCCGTCGCCTCGTCGGTCATGCAGTTCGAGTACCGCGAGCATACCGTCAACCTGCTCGACACCCCCGGTCACCAGGACTTCTCGGAAGACACCTATCGGGTGCTGACCGCTGTCGACTCGGCCCTGATGGTGATCGACGCCGCCAAGGGCGTGGAAGAACAGACCATCAAGCTGCTGAACGTCTGCCGCCTGCGCAATACGCCGATCGTCACCTTCATGAACAAGTACGACCGTGAAGTGCGCGACTCGCTGGAGCTGCTCGACGAAGTCGAGAACATCCTGAAAATCCGCTGTGCGCCGGTGACCTGGCCAATCGGCATGGGCAAGACCTTCCGCGGGGTGTACAGCCTGCTGTCCGACGAAATCATCCTGTTCGAAGCCGGCAGCGAGAAGCTGCTGACCGAAGTGGAAATCATCAAGGGCATCGACAATCCGCGTCTGGATGAACTGTTCCCGCTGGAAATGGAACAGCTGCGCATGGAGATCGAGCTGGTCAAGGGCGCCTCGAACGAATTCGACCTGCAGGCATTCCTGGACGGCAGCCTGACGCCAGTGTTCTTCGGCTCGGCCATCAACAACTTCGGCGTACGCGAGATTCTGAACGCCCTGATCGACTGGGCCCCCGCCCCGAGCGAACGCGACGCCACCGTGCGCAGCGTGCAGCCGGACGAACAGCCCTTCTCGGGCTTCGTGTTCAAGATCCAGGCCAATATGGACCCGAAGCACCGCGACCGCATTGCCTTCCTGCGCGTCTGCTCCGGCCGCTTCGAGCGCGGCATGAAGATCAAGCACCTGCGCCTGAATCGTGACATCGCCGCCTCCAGCGTGGTCACCTTCATGGCCCATGCGCGTGAAACTGTGGAAGAGGCCTTTGCCGGCGACATTATCGGCATCCCCAACCATGGCAACATCCAGATCGGCGACAGCTTCTCCGAAGGCGAGGCGCTGCAATATACCGGCATCCCGTTCTTTGCCCCGGAGCTGTTCCGCACCGTCCGCATCAAGAACCCGCTCAAGCTCAAGCAATTGCACAAGGGCCTGCAGCAGCTGGGCGAGGAAGGGGCGGTCCAGGTCTTCAAGCCGCACAACGGCGGCGACCTGATCCTCGGCGCCGTGGGGGTGCTGCAGTTTGACGTGGTGGCGGCACGCCTGGCGGCCGAATACAGCGTGGATGCGGTATTCGAGTCGACCAGCATCTGGAGTGCCCGCTGGGTCAGCTGTCCGGACCGCAAGAAGCTGGAAGAATTCGAATCGGCACTGGTCAACCAGATGTCGATCGACGCCGGCGGCAATCTGGCCTTCCTGGCCACCAGCCGGGTCAACCTCAACCTGACCCAGGAGCGCTGGCCGGACATCGTTTTCCACGAAACCCGCGAACATGCCGTCAAACTGAACGACTGA
- a CDS encoding coniferyl aldehyde dehydrogenase yields the protein MGSPTLLPEQQVSTLEAAFAAMQAASRREPFPDLALRRQRLTRLADVLFQHQDAIAAAISADFGHRSAEETRLAELFPSLEGIRHARHHLRRWMRPQRRSVAFWFKPARNRVMPQPLGVVGIVVPWNYPLFLAIGPLVAALAAGNRAMIKMSEFTPQTGALLADLLAQALGPEVVQVFNGPVELAQRFGSLPFDHLLFTGSTAVGREVMRAAAANLTPVTLELGGKSPVLLAADADMARAAEAVVAGKMLNAGQTCVAPDYVLLPRGQREQWVRALSAAARKLYPALKDNPDYTAIINQRHYQRLASWIEAARAAGAVVEQINPRQEDTASVRKLPLTLVWQCPEDAVLMQEEIFGPVLPLVEYDDLPQAIDYINQRPRPLALYLFSDQPAVQQRVLQQTVSGGVVINETMLHVIQEDMPFGGVGPSGMGHYHGREGFLTMSKLKPVMQQRRLQTRWMLLPPYGALARCLLKLMVRK from the coding sequence ATGGGAAGCCCGACCCTGCTGCCGGAGCAGCAAGTATCAACCCTGGAGGCCGCCTTTGCCGCCATGCAGGCCGCCAGTCGGCGCGAGCCGTTTCCGGATCTGGCTTTGCGACGCCAGCGCCTGACCCGGCTGGCCGATGTGCTGTTTCAGCATCAGGACGCCATCGCTGCCGCCATCAGCGCCGATTTTGGTCATCGCAGTGCGGAAGAAACCCGGCTGGCCGAGCTGTTTCCCTCGCTGGAGGGAATTCGGCATGCGCGCCACCATCTGCGCCGCTGGATGCGGCCGCAGCGCCGCTCGGTGGCGTTCTGGTTCAAGCCGGCGCGCAACCGGGTGATGCCGCAGCCGCTGGGCGTGGTCGGCATTGTGGTGCCCTGGAACTATCCGCTGTTTCTGGCGATTGGTCCGCTGGTGGCCGCCCTGGCCGCCGGCAATCGCGCCATGATCAAGATGTCCGAGTTCACCCCGCAAACCGGCGCCTTGCTGGCCGATCTCCTGGCGCAGGCGCTGGGGCCCGAGGTCGTGCAGGTGTTCAACGGTCCGGTTGAACTGGCGCAGCGCTTCGGCAGCCTGCCGTTCGATCATCTGCTGTTTACCGGCTCGACGGCCGTGGGGCGCGAGGTGATGCGCGCGGCGGCGGCGAATCTGACCCCGGTGACGCTCGAACTGGGCGGTAAATCGCCGGTATTGCTGGCCGCCGATGCCGATATGGCGCGTGCTGCCGAAGCGGTCGTTGCCGGCAAGATGCTCAATGCCGGGCAGACCTGCGTCGCGCCGGATTATGTGCTGCTGCCGCGCGGTCAGCGCGAACAGTGGGTCAGGGCGCTGTCTGCGGCTGCGCGCAAATTGTATCCGGCGCTGAAAGACAATCCTGATTACACCGCCATCATCAACCAGCGCCATTACCAGCGTCTGGCCAGCTGGATCGAGGCGGCGCGGGCGGCCGGGGCCGTGGTTGAGCAGATCAATCCGCGTCAGGAGGACACGGCCTCTGTGCGCAAACTGCCGCTGACTCTGGTCTGGCAATGCCCGGAGGACGCCGTGTTGATGCAGGAAGAGATCTTCGGCCCGGTATTGCCGCTGGTCGAGTACGACGATCTGCCGCAGGCCATCGACTATATCAACCAGCGACCGCGTCCGCTGGCGCTCTATCTGTTCAGCGACCAGCCTGCCGTACAGCAACGCGTCTTGCAGCAGACGGTTTCCGGCGGGGTGGTGATCAATGAAACCATGCTGCATGTGATTCAGGAGGATATGCCGTTTGGCGGTGTCGGCCCCTCTGGCATGGGCCATTACCATGGCCGTGAGGGCTTCCTGACGATGTCCAAGCTCAAGCCGGTGATGCAGCAGCGGCGTCTGCAGACGCGCTGGATGCTGTTGCCTCCCTATGGTGCCCTGGCGCGGTGCTTGCTCAAGCTGATGGTGCGCAAGTGA